A DNA window from Bacteroides sp. contains the following coding sequences:
- a CDS encoding sigma-54 dependent transcriptional regulator encodes MTKLDSKILIIDDDEDVLLAAKLFLKQHIKTVHTDKDPNNIPLLLKNETYDLILLDMNFSRDATSGKEGFYWLNKILETDPAIAVILITAYGDIELAVQGIKEGATNFLLKPWDNKKLLATVNTTLEVHRSKKELQDLRSKQKFLLEQGDQPYSHIVGRSKGMMSVLATVQKVAVTDANILILGENGTGKEVIARAVHRASARKDEVFISVDLGAISESLFESELFGYKKGAFTDAKDDRAGRFEAANKGTIFLDEIGNLTYPLQSKLLSVLQNRKVVRLGSVKEIPIDVRLVCATNMPLYQMVEEGKFRQDLLYRINTVEIHLPPLRERVEDIPLLVDHFLEIYCKKYKMPAKRLHASTLKRLEKHNWPGNIRELQHAVERAVIMSESNVLQPNDFFLSTQDRSDQENTVVDTNLEATEKMLIRKVIDKHGGNISKAAKELGITRASLYRRIEKYEI; translated from the coding sequence ATGACGAAACTTGATTCCAAGATCCTCATTATCGACGACGACGAGGATGTGTTGCTGGCAGCCAAACTTTTCCTGAAGCAACATATCAAAACAGTGCATACGGATAAAGATCCCAATAACATTCCACTCTTGTTGAAAAACGAGACCTACGATCTTATCCTGCTCGATATGAACTTTTCGCGCGATGCCACCAGCGGAAAGGAAGGGTTCTACTGGCTCAACAAGATCCTGGAAACCGATCCCGCCATAGCAGTCATCCTGATCACCGCTTATGGAGACATTGAGCTTGCAGTGCAGGGCATCAAGGAAGGGGCTACCAATTTCCTCCTGAAGCCCTGGGACAATAAAAAGCTGCTGGCCACCGTGAACACCACCCTCGAAGTCCATCGTTCAAAAAAAGAACTGCAGGACCTGCGTTCCAAGCAGAAGTTCCTACTGGAACAGGGTGACCAACCTTACAGCCATATCGTTGGACGGTCAAAAGGGATGATGTCGGTGCTGGCCACGGTGCAAAAGGTGGCCGTTACGGATGCCAACATCCTGATCCTGGGCGAGAACGGGACGGGTAAAGAAGTCATCGCCCGCGCCGTTCACCGCGCCTCGGCCCGCAAGGACGAGGTCTTCATCAGCGTCGACCTCGGTGCCATCAGTGAAAGCCTCTTCGAAAGCGAACTCTTCGGATACAAGAAAGGCGCCTTTACGGATGCCAAAGACGATCGTGCCGGTCGCTTTGAGGCAGCTAACAAGGGAACCATCTTCCTTGATGAGATCGGCAACCTGACTTACCCCCTGCAGTCGAAACTGCTCAGCGTGCTGCAGAACCGAAAAGTGGTTCGCCTGGGCTCTGTGAAAGAGATTCCCATTGACGTGCGCCTGGTGTGTGCCACCAATATGCCACTCTATCAAATGGTTGAAGAAGGCAAGTTTCGCCAGGACCTGCTCTACCGCATCAACACCGTCGAGATTCACCTGCCACCCCTGCGCGAACGGGTGGAAGACATCCCCCTGCTGGTAGACCACTTCCTGGAGATCTATTGCAAGAAATACAAAATGCCGGCCAAACGCCTCCACGCCTCTACCCTGAAGCGCCTGGAGAAACACAACTGGCCTGGAAACATCCGCGAGCTCCAGCACGCCGTTGAAAGAGCTGTGATCATGAGTGAATCCAATGTGCTGCAGCCCAACGACTTCTTCCTCTCCACACAAGATCGCTCAGACCAGGAGAACACCGTGGTTGACACCAACCTCGAAGCAACAGAAAAAATGCTGATCCGTAAGGTCATCGACAAGCATGGCGGCAACATCAGCAAAGCTGCCAAAGAACTGGGCATCACCAGGGCTTCCCTTTACCGACGCATCGAAAAGTATGAAATTTAA
- a CDS encoding TolC family protein, whose product MRKAFLFLAFLGIICGLASSARGQAVWTLDRCLDYALKHNLDIQLQMLAEREAEVDVKQGFGNLLPTLGAYSQQGYNYGRTVDRFTNEFVTERVFLHNLYAGSDVILFSGFQNINQIRYYNASRSALRYDTEKMKNDLVLAIAGAYLQILYHHDMLEVAQAQLEVVTQQLERTQVLFEGGKLAQGALLEMEAQLARERMGLQQAKNNLKLSELEMIHLLQLDPGEGFVVERLALDVDHAHMLFDPSQVYNKALGHEPSVQAAAERIEMAGNNLAIARGGYSPRLIMSANLGTGYSGAALSLVDMIETGTYQTIGFTESNEPVYQEIKQPVYEKKPYRDQLRDNYNTQFSLGLSIPILNHFQTRNRVSRARIQLEGARVQLEQAKYRLHQTVQKAHADALAAYENYLANEKSLEAFEQAFRYSEQRFSLGVVSSIEYNEARTNLAQARAEAIQSKYQYIYMLKILEFYRGEGFSL is encoded by the coding sequence ATGCGCAAAGCTTTTCTTTTTCTTGCCTTTCTGGGAATTATTTGCGGGTTGGCTTCATCCGCCCGGGGACAAGCGGTCTGGACTCTTGACCGCTGCCTGGACTATGCCCTGAAGCATAACCTGGATATTCAACTGCAGATGCTTGCCGAACGGGAAGCAGAAGTGGATGTGAAACAGGGCTTTGGGAACCTGCTCCCCACCCTTGGCGCCTATTCACAGCAGGGGTATAATTATGGCCGGACGGTTGACCGCTTTACCAATGAGTTTGTCACAGAAAGGGTGTTTTTACATAACCTCTATGCAGGCAGCGATGTTATTCTCTTTTCAGGATTTCAGAATATCAACCAGATTCGTTACTACAATGCCAGTCGCAGTGCCCTTCGGTATGATACTGAAAAAATGAAAAACGACCTGGTGCTTGCCATTGCGGGGGCTTATCTTCAGATTCTTTATCATCACGATATGCTTGAAGTAGCCCAGGCCCAGCTGGAGGTGGTGACCCAGCAGCTTGAACGCACGCAGGTCCTGTTTGAAGGGGGCAAGCTTGCCCAGGGTGCCCTTCTGGAGATGGAGGCTCAATTGGCAAGAGAACGGATGGGGCTTCAGCAGGCAAAGAATAACCTGAAGCTTTCGGAACTGGAGATGATCCACCTATTGCAACTGGACCCTGGGGAGGGGTTTGTGGTGGAACGGCTCGCCCTTGATGTGGATCATGCACATATGCTTTTCGATCCCTCACAGGTTTATAACAAGGCACTGGGGCATGAACCTTCGGTACAGGCAGCAGCCGAGCGTATTGAGATGGCTGGCAACAACCTGGCCATTGCCCGCGGAGGGTATAGCCCGAGGCTGATCATGAGCGCTAACCTGGGAACGGGTTATTCAGGGGCTGCACTCAGCCTGGTGGATATGATTGAGACCGGGACCTACCAAACCATAGGCTTTACGGAATCGAATGAACCGGTTTACCAGGAGATTAAACAACCCGTTTATGAAAAGAAACCCTATCGCGACCAGTTGCGCGACAACTATAACACCCAGTTCAGCCTGGGTTTAAGCATCCCCATCCTGAATCATTTTCAGACGCGCAACCGGGTGAGCCGTGCCCGCATACAATTGGAAGGCGCCCGCGTGCAGCTTGAGCAGGCCAAGTACAGGCTTCATCAGACGGTTCAGAAGGCACATGCTGATGCTTTGGCCGCATACGAAAATTACCTGGCAAACGAGAAATCACTCGAAGCTTTTGAGCAGGCTTTCCGGTATTCGGAACAAAGGTTCAGCCTGGGAGTGGTAAGCAGCATTGAATACAATGAAGCCCGCACCAACCTGGCACAGGCAAGGGCTGAGGCCATTCAGTCGAAATACCAGTACATCTATATGCTGAAAATCCTTGAGTTTTATCGGGGTGAAGGCTTCAGCCTTTAA
- a CDS encoding alpha/beta fold hydrolase has protein sequence MNLHYKEIGSGKPLVILHGLFGMSDNFISIASELGKEYHVFIADQRNHGRSGHSPVFSYEAMSDDLLEFLDQQEIEKAHLLGHSMGGKTVMQFAFDHPERVDRLIVADISPAARTSNDQHQNLIDIMLSLDLSGYDSRVQVANALEDKVPSYRLRQFLLKNLYWKDRSSLGWRLNLEVIRDNLDEVFREINPSGSFEKPTLFLRGEKSDYIREQDVDLIRKMFPNAVFETISDGTHWLHADNPDDFMEAIRQFLKSSF, from the coding sequence ATGAATCTGCATTACAAAGAAATCGGTTCAGGAAAGCCCCTGGTCATTTTACACGGCCTGTTTGGCATGTCTGATAATTTTATTTCCATTGCCTCTGAGCTGGGGAAGGAATATCACGTGTTCATTGCTGACCAGCGAAATCATGGCCGTTCGGGGCACAGCCCGGTTTTCAGCTATGAAGCCATGAGTGACGACCTGCTTGAATTTCTCGATCAGCAAGAAATTGAAAAAGCACATCTGCTGGGTCATTCCATGGGCGGCAAAACCGTAATGCAATTTGCCTTTGACCACCCCGAACGAGTCGACCGCCTCATCGTAGCAGACATCAGTCCGGCAGCCCGCACCAGCAATGATCAGCACCAAAACCTGATCGACATCATGCTCAGCCTTGACCTCTCGGGATACGACAGCAGGGTGCAGGTAGCAAATGCCCTGGAAGATAAAGTGCCCTCGTATCGCCTCAGGCAATTTCTTCTTAAGAACCTCTACTGGAAAGATCGCTCGAGCCTGGGGTGGCGGTTAAATCTTGAGGTGATTCGCGATAACCTGGACGAGGTATTTCGTGAGATCAATCCTTCGGGTTCCTTTGAAAAACCCACCCTTTTCCTGCGAGGCGAAAAATCAGATTACATCCGCGAGCAGGATGTTGATCTTATCAGGAAAATGTTTCCCAATGCTGTTTTTGAGACCATTTCCGATGGGACACACTGGCTGCATGCCGACAACCCGGATGACTTCATGGAAGCCATCCGCCAATTCCTGAAGTCTTCATTCTGA